CTTTTTTATGAGTTCTTCCACCACTGTTTTTATTGCTGCATAGGTATCGCTCACTTGTTGCCCAGCCTTAATATTACCAAAATCAGCAACACGTAACGGATAATCTCCTCGGTGCAAATGATAGAGTCTCTCGCGCACGTAGTCGGGAGCTAAGGCACAACCCTGATTATTCACCGCAGCGCGATCGTCCATCACGCCAATAATAGCTAGATCAAACAGTTCATGCTCCCAATCTGGAAATTCTTCGGCAAATAGTTGAATATTAGCTCCAAGCTGACTGGTATAAAAGCCATTGACAGGTGTGAATTTTTGAATATCTACTGGTGCGAAAAAATCGATTAATGACATGAATATCTATTTGAGCTAAAGCAACTTTACCTAAGTTTGTGCAAATATCCATTTATTAACTTACTTTTGAAAGTATTTCCTATATAAAAACAAGCTCTTGATGGCAGATGAGAGACCGAGAAATCGCTTTTATATACAACGTGATTATATTGCATATAAAAGGCAATTACTCATGATAATTTGTTTCTAAAGGTATTCGTGAATGCAAAGCATTTTAGCTAAGTTTGTAATCAATCTCGGATAAATATAAGACAGTGATATTAGTTACCGGTGGAACAGGTTTTTTGGGAGCTACGCTTATCAGGCAGTTACTAGCTGCCGGGCAACGTATTCGGGCCACTAAACGCAGTTCTTCCCTGATCCCTGTAGATTTAGCCGAACACCCCTCCATAGAATGGGTAGAGGCCGATATCCTAAACTTCTTTGAGCTTCAAGATGCTTTTGAAGGGATTCATCAGGTATATCACTGCGCGGCCTTGGTTTCCTTTGATCCCGCCGACAAGAAAAAATTATTGAGGATTAACGCCGAGGGAACGGCTCACATTGTGAATCTTTGCATAGATTACCAGGCGCGCTTATTGTATATAAGCTCCATTGCTGCCATTGGCTACCCAAAACCAGGGGCTCGGGAGGCTGATGAGCAAGATATGTGGGAGTTTGATGGAACACAACACGGCTATGCCATTTCAAAGTATGAGGCCGAAATGGAAGTATGGAGAGGCACCATAGAAGGGCTGGAAGCCGTTATCCTGAATCCCTCGCTTATCATTGGTTATCAATCTGGGACAAAGGGAAGTGGCGCTATATTCAAGCTGCTAAAAAACGGACTTAATTATTATACCGATGGGAGCGTGGGGCTTGTTGATGTTGAAGACGTTGCTAAAGCAGCAATTCTCTTAATGAATAATGAAGCTGTCAAAAACGAACGCTTCATTATCAATAATGAAAACATTAGTTACAAGAACCTGTTCACGCTGTGTTCCTCCTACCTTAGACGACCTGCCCCAAAGAAAAAGGCTACCCACAAAATGCTCGGTGTGGCCTGGAGAGCCGCAAAACTACGTTCTTGGTTTACGGGAGAAACGCCCAGTTTAACACGCGACACCGCTCATGCAGCGTTAAAGAAGCAGGCATTTTCGAATATAAAATTAAAGGAAAAAACGAATTTCGCATTCAAGCCACTAGCACACACTTTAAAAGAGATTTGCGAAAAAATATAGCTGTGGCCATACATCATTACACGAAGGTTAAAAAACTTCAAAAATAATAATAGAAAAATGAAGCATTACTACATCATTGATTTCGACAGTACTTTTACCCAAGTTGAAGCACTTGATGAATTAGCTAGAATATCCTTGGAGCATCATCCCGCAAGCGAACTTATTTATAAGGAAATAGAAAGACTGACAAATGCAGCTATGGAAGGCAATATTTCCTTCCGGGAAAGTCTGACTGGACGTGTAAAACTATTGCAGGCAAACAGAACACATCTCAATAAACTGATCACTATATTGAAGAAAAAGGTATCATCTTCTTTTTCACGAAACAGAGATTTCCTTAAAGCACATAATCAAGAGGTATTAATCGTTTCTGGAGGATTTAAAGAGTTTATCACTCCCGTGGTAAGACCTTATGGTATAAAAGCTGAAAATATTTACGCCAACACATTTCTTTTCGATGAGGAAGGGAATATCATTGGTTATGATGAGAATAACCCCCTATCTGACGAAGGAGGAAAGGTCAAGCTATTAAAAACAATGAACCTTGATGGCACAATTTATGGCATTGGAGACGGTTACTCCGATTTTCAGCTAAAGGAATCGGGACTAATTGAAAAATTTTATGCCTTCACCGAAAATATAGAACGTAAATCCGTTTCAGAAAGGGCCGACCATATTACGCCGAGCCTGGATGAATTTTTATATGTCAACCACCTTCCCAGGGCGATTTCCTACCCTAAAAACCGTATACTTTGCTTAATAGTGGGAGATGTACCAGAGATCGCTATCCACTTACTGCGACGCGACGGCTTTTCGATCAGGCATAAGGAAACACTTGAAGAAAAGTACGTTAGTGATATAGGAATGCTACTTGTTGCCAATGGGATCAGCATAAATAGTGAAGAATTAAAACACGCGGAAAAGCTAAAGACAATCGGCTATTTAGGTAACAGCAAGGGATTCGTTGATCGTGAGTTATGCAACGAAATGGGTATTGTTATTTTTGACGACAAAAAGAACAAGAAACGTAACGGTGAGTTTATTCCTAAAAGGATGGCTGACTTTATCAATAAAGGCGATACGGCTATGAGCCGCAATTTTCCCAATATGCAGCTTCCGAGAATACACCAGGCACACCGTTTGATTCACATACATCAGAATGTTCCAGGTATTATAGCCCAGATCAATCATGTATTTGCTGAGCATCATATTAATATTGTAGCGCAATTCCTGATGACTAAGGGAAATATTGGCTATGTCATTACCGACA
This Olivibacter sp. SDN3 DNA region includes the following protein-coding sequences:
- a CDS encoding NAD-dependent epimerase/dehydratase family protein; the encoded protein is MILVTGGTGFLGATLIRQLLAAGQRIRATKRSSSLIPVDLAEHPSIEWVEADILNFFELQDAFEGIHQVYHCAALVSFDPADKKKLLRINAEGTAHIVNLCIDYQARLLYISSIAAIGYPKPGAREADEQDMWEFDGTQHGYAISKYEAEMEVWRGTIEGLEAVILNPSLIIGYQSGTKGSGAIFKLLKNGLNYYTDGSVGLVDVEDVAKAAILLMNNEAVKNERFIINNENISYKNLFTLCSSYLRRPAPKKKATHKMLGVAWRAAKLRSWFTGETPSLTRDTAHAALKKQAFSNIKLKEKTNFAFKPLAHTLKEICEKI
- a CDS encoding HAD-IB family phosphatase codes for the protein MKHYYIIDFDSTFTQVEALDELARISLEHHPASELIYKEIERLTNAAMEGNISFRESLTGRVKLLQANRTHLNKLITILKKKVSSSFSRNRDFLKAHNQEVLIVSGGFKEFITPVVRPYGIKAENIYANTFLFDEEGNIIGYDENNPLSDEGGKVKLLKTMNLDGTIYGIGDGYSDFQLKESGLIEKFYAFTENIERKSVSERADHITPSLDEFLYVNHLPRAISYPKNRILCLIVGDVPEIAIHLLRRDGFSIRHKETLEEKYVSDIGMLLVANGISINSEELKHAEKLKTIGYLGNSKGFVDRELCNEMGIVIFDDKKNKKRNGEFIPKRMADFINKGDTAMSRNFPNMQLPRIHQAHRLIHIHQNVPGIIAQINHVFAEHHINIVAQFLMTKGNIGYVITDISKGYDNKLLKELRLIATTIKLRILY